One window of Desulfosoma sp. genomic DNA carries:
- a CDS encoding J domain-containing protein, whose product MSVTNNATPKDYQLLGLEPGASFEDVKRAYRELAKKWHPDLYADSPEWARLRAEEKFKDLQEAYHRILNHPLPNGSGDKEVFKERRRRAPEKGSPSEPRQQESRRFGFFRNFSLDFSGKWIGAVAVLAVAVLWIFWAVGHKNRFQFSKIGPEKPGASVAGESRESATFDVPSQRKDLRLPSLTIPLQDLDASESGKVSPKAPLDRAETFGLGSTERDVLRVQGSPDRRNAGRWAYGLSEVRFQDGRVVGYDNFDGRLRVFLKPSDSSIRKESMDFFTLGSTKDEVLRVQGTPTGIRGALWHYGFSSVRFVEDRVAAYDNAFGNLKVRLLPSQEYLAKSGGKIPSFFTIGSSADEVLAVQGTPTSIRGNVWFYHFSDVLFRNGRVGWVNDPEGRLRFVEREALSEGPRADRE is encoded by the coding sequence ATGTCGGTGACGAACAACGCCACCCCTAAGGATTATCAATTGTTAGGATTGGAGCCGGGAGCTTCGTTCGAAGATGTGAAACGTGCTTATCGGGAATTGGCCAAAAAATGGCATCCCGACCTCTATGCCGATTCCCCTGAATGGGCTCGACTTCGCGCTGAAGAAAAGTTCAAGGACCTTCAAGAAGCCTATCATCGAATTCTGAACCACCCTTTGCCCAATGGGTCTGGGGACAAAGAGGTTTTCAAGGAAAGACGGCGAAGGGCGCCGGAGAAAGGCTCCCCTTCAGAACCGAGACAGCAAGAGTCAAGGCGGTTTGGTTTTTTTCGAAATTTTTCCCTGGATTTTTCCGGAAAGTGGATCGGAGCCGTCGCCGTACTGGCGGTGGCCGTTTTATGGATCTTTTGGGCCGTGGGCCATAAAAACCGATTTCAATTTTCAAAGATTGGTCCCGAAAAACCCGGCGCTTCTGTTGCGGGAGAATCAAGGGAGTCGGCGACGTTTGATGTTCCCTCACAGCGTAAGGATTTGAGGCTTCCTTCTTTGACCATTCCCTTACAAGATCTGGATGCTTCCGAATCCGGAAAGGTTTCGCCCAAGGCACCTTTGGATCGTGCCGAGACTTTCGGTCTTGGAAGCACCGAAAGGGATGTGCTTCGAGTGCAGGGTTCTCCGGATCGGCGAAACGCCGGCCGTTGGGCGTATGGACTTTCGGAAGTGCGTTTTCAAGACGGACGCGTCGTGGGCTATGACAATTTCGATGGAAGACTTCGTGTGTTTTTGAAACCTTCCGACTCTTCGATCCGAAAGGAATCGATGGATTTCTTCACGCTGGGTTCCACGAAGGACGAGGTCTTACGCGTTCAGGGAACCCCCACGGGGATTCGCGGGGCTTTGTGGCATTACGGGTTCAGTTCCGTACGTTTTGTGGAGGATCGTGTGGCAGCCTATGATAATGCATTTGGCAATCTCAAGGTTCGTCTGTTGCCTTCCCAAGAATATTTGGCCAAGAGTGGAGGAAAAATTCCATCTTTTTTTACCATCGGCTCTTCCGCCGATGAAGTTTTGGCAGTTCAGGGAACTCCCACAAGTATTCGCGGTAACGTGTGGTTTTACCATTTCTCCGATGTGCTTTTTCGAAACGGACGTGTGGGATGGGTGAACGATCCCGAGGGCCGATTGCGTTTCGTCGAAAGGGAGGCCCTTTCGGAAGGGCCAAGGGCTGACCGTGAATGA
- a CDS encoding acyl-CoA dehydrogenase family protein encodes MEQAGFLEAAYRGALDASIFERFPVHVDSERVRALISAYEDILKEFPAQEIENLGRVPDEMLQRMAQAGLFGFSVAEEYGGLGLNLWEYLEVIREMARRDLAVALVSIAHLSIGIKGIQLFGTEAQKEKYLPPAASGDMIFSYALTEPHVGSDAKHIETTAVFSESEGCYILNGRKTYITNANYAGGLTVFAQLDPEHPGHMGAFIVETHWDGVKIGADMPKMGLKASSTAAIHFTNVKVPRENLLGNPGDGFKIAMTILNFGRLGLGAASTGLMEQSVKDMVHRARTRTQFKVPIENFELIQEKIVKARAHAFACEAMTTLTAAFLEASPHRNLAMETSHVKLFGTTRAWDVLYDALQTAGGSGYLTTQPYEKRLRDFRVTTIFEGTTEIHSIYPPLFAIRRMAKEMGEVSKGLWGKVRLLWKELTRPMQWTFPFTDKDFKRASRQAKWNARFLRYALWILPALYGKKTATKEYVLRRLTTLSLYTFAILAMLARMQKDLDRGLLQEEHRLLLAYMVEEMKEQRRGCLKLWNTKKERLTANIYRWIRGAVSE; translated from the coding sequence ATGGAGCAAGCTGGATTTTTGGAAGCGGCGTACCGAGGAGCTTTGGATGCCTCCATTTTCGAAAGGTTTCCCGTGCATGTGGACTCCGAAAGGGTTCGAGCGCTGATATCGGCCTATGAGGACATTCTCAAGGAATTTCCTGCCCAGGAAATAGAAAATCTGGGAAGGGTTCCCGATGAGATGCTTCAACGGATGGCCCAGGCTGGGCTCTTTGGATTTTCCGTGGCCGAGGAATACGGAGGGCTTGGTCTGAATCTCTGGGAATACCTGGAAGTCATTCGCGAGATGGCCCGAAGGGATTTGGCTGTGGCGCTGGTATCCATTGCGCATCTTTCCATTGGTATCAAAGGCATTCAGCTTTTCGGAACCGAAGCTCAAAAAGAAAAATACCTGCCGCCTGCCGCTTCCGGAGACATGATCTTTTCCTACGCCCTGACCGAACCCCACGTGGGATCCGATGCGAAACACATTGAAACCACGGCCGTCTTTTCAGAATCGGAAGGGTGTTACATCCTCAACGGTCGAAAAACCTACATTACCAACGCCAATTACGCCGGAGGATTGACCGTCTTTGCTCAACTTGATCCGGAACATCCCGGTCACATGGGAGCTTTCATCGTAGAAACCCACTGGGACGGGGTTAAGATCGGCGCGGACATGCCCAAGATGGGCCTGAAGGCCAGTTCCACGGCGGCCATCCATTTCACGAATGTCAAGGTGCCTCGAGAAAACCTTTTGGGAAATCCCGGCGATGGTTTCAAAATCGCCATGACCATTCTCAATTTCGGTCGCTTGGGATTAGGAGCCGCCTCCACGGGACTTATGGAACAATCCGTGAAGGATATGGTGCACCGTGCCCGCACGCGCACGCAATTCAAGGTGCCTATCGAAAATTTCGAGCTCATCCAGGAAAAAATCGTCAAAGCCCGCGCCCATGCTTTTGCCTGCGAGGCCATGACCACCTTGACGGCCGCCTTTTTGGAAGCGAGCCCGCATCGCAACTTGGCCATGGAAACAAGCCATGTGAAGCTTTTCGGGACCACGCGAGCCTGGGATGTCCTTTATGACGCGCTGCAAACGGCGGGAGGCTCCGGGTACCTGACCACTCAGCCCTATGAAAAAAGGCTGCGTGATTTTCGCGTGACCACCATTTTTGAAGGCACCACGGAAATTCATTCCATATACCCTCCGCTTTTTGCCATTCGGCGTATGGCCAAAGAAATGGGAGAGGTTTCAAAAGGTCTGTGGGGCAAAGTTCGCCTTTTGTGGAAGGAGCTTACACGGCCCATGCAGTGGACTTTTCCTTTCACGGATAAAGACTTCAAACGGGCCTCGCGGCAAGCGAAATGGAATGCTCGATTTCTTCGCTATGCCCTTTGGATTCTTCCGGCACTCTACGGCAAAAAAACGGCGACCAAGGAATACGTTCTTCGGCGGTTGACCACGCTGAGCCTTTATACCTTTGCTATTTTGGCGATGCTGGCCCGCATGCAAAAGGACTTGGATCGAGGTCTTCTCCAGGAAGAACATCGCCTCCTTTTGGCCTACATGGTGGAGGAGATGAAAGAACAGCGCAGGGGCTGCCTCAAGCTGTGGAACACGAAAAAGGAACGGTTGACGGCGAATATTTACCGATGGATTCGTGGGGCTGTGTCCGAATGA
- a CDS encoding sulfite exporter TauE/SafE family protein, with amino-acid sequence MRKKFRWSLVWMIFMATLAVAGVTAEPVLSQQQDTQAQGTTAPGAQPQTPAAQTQTAPAAEKPASTEAKPVGDTLGLPGKIGKEVAKAPLGKERGQIDPTAPRGAFGIPGAPKINYVVAILWSVWVGWIFSTVGAFGGIMAGVGHMSVLGIGPYAKTFAKTAPGLNKALTDSVRTSNQFLVGLSALISTINYLKARTLAWPVGIVLALGSIAGAIFIPWLTGGKVTFKQYQGWFGLFVFVVGAFLFYETTPAGQQKKKAAKEAAQAFSKAMKEKKDMAQQGIQFKSFSITKSTFSFFGTEFHFNPIVIFLGGVAIAAISSFLGVGGGFLYVPFLTSFTGAPMYVVAGTSAMAVLLSMITSIASYITVAKAGMDWTLIGLELIGIFVGSMIGPRTQKYIPDIWLKRLFVLLALYVGLGYFSLGFFGKAWVPM; translated from the coding sequence ATGAGGAAAAAGTTTCGATGGTCTTTGGTATGGATGATTTTTATGGCGACACTTGCTGTGGCGGGAGTCACGGCGGAACCTGTGCTCAGCCAACAGCAGGACACGCAGGCTCAAGGAACGACGGCACCGGGGGCCCAGCCGCAAACTCCCGCAGCCCAAACCCAAACGGCTCCTGCTGCAGAAAAGCCGGCAAGTACTGAGGCTAAACCTGTAGGAGACACCCTGGGACTTCCCGGAAAAATCGGTAAAGAAGTGGCTAAAGCGCCTCTGGGAAAAGAGCGGGGTCAGATTGACCCCACAGCACCTCGTGGTGCCTTCGGAATTCCTGGAGCCCCTAAAATTAATTACGTGGTTGCGATTTTGTGGTCCGTATGGGTCGGTTGGATTTTTTCAACGGTTGGGGCCTTCGGCGGGATTATGGCCGGTGTGGGTCATATGTCTGTTTTGGGTATTGGACCCTACGCCAAGACCTTTGCTAAGACGGCTCCGGGTCTCAATAAAGCTCTTACGGATAGTGTGCGCACATCCAACCAGTTCCTTGTGGGACTCTCTGCCCTGATCAGTACCATTAATTATTTAAAAGCACGCACCTTGGCCTGGCCTGTTGGTATCGTTCTGGCTTTGGGATCCATCGCCGGCGCAATTTTCATTCCCTGGCTCACAGGTGGTAAGGTCACTTTCAAGCAGTATCAGGGCTGGTTCGGCTTGTTCGTCTTCGTGGTCGGTGCCTTCCTCTTCTACGAAACCACACCTGCAGGTCAACAGAAGAAGAAAGCCGCCAAAGAGGCTGCCCAGGCTTTTTCAAAGGCCATGAAGGAAAAGAAGGACATGGCCCAACAGGGCATCCAGTTTAAATCCTTCTCCATCACGAAATCCACATTCAGCTTCTTTGGGACTGAATTCCACTTCAATCCCATCGTCATCTTCTTGGGTGGCGTGGCGATCGCGGCCATCTCGTCCTTCCTTGGCGTGGGCGGCGGTTTCCTCTACGTCCCGTTCCTCACCTCGTTCACAGGCGCTCCTATGTACGTGGTGGCCGGCACATCGGCTATGGCGGTGCTCCTTAGCATGATCACCAGCATTGCCAGCTATATCACCGTGGCCAAGGCGGGTATGGACTGGACCCTGATCGGCTTGGAACTCATCGGCATCTTTGTGGGCTCTATGATCGGTCCACGCACACAAAAATATATTCCGGACATCTGGCTGAAGAGACTCTTTGTGTTGCTTGCTCTTTACGTAGGTCTTGGCTACTTTAGCCTCGGTTTCTTCGGCAAGGCCTGGGTGCCCATGTAG
- a CDS encoding molybdopterin-dependent oxidoreductase, with protein MKKEVFSLCFMCSVRCPIQVIVENGQVKWIEGNPHVPGMEGSLCPRGAAGIALLNDTQRVQSPLIRTGPRGSGKWKKASWDEALSYVAEKLKEIVAKHGPQSVVLGERTQLATHVSKTFLRALGSPNHFTHDAICKGSVNTACRSLFGYTDAQMGADYKNTKHIVFYGRNFFEAVEVRAVNNLMEAVENGAKITYIDPRVTVTATKAHDYFMIRPGTDLALNYALMHVIINEKLYDTRYVQRWVDGFAVLQDFVQPYTPEWAEQETGIEAHRIVTLAREMAKKKPSVIFHYGYRGASHPNEIYLRRSILILNVLMGSVEAKGGLFFKKGPGEVGGKPARKLTEQEGLPKVDVVRFDKVGTPDFPLPDKDHGVGQRLPLAILNEDPYPLKALIAYRFDPLMSIPDLNQNKRALEKLDLVVSIDINYSDIAWYSDVILPESIYLERLDCIQQANGLKPQMFLRQQAVSPRYDTRPGAIILKQLAERLGFGQYFPYETMEDLVRWQLEGTGFYLEDFNKKGFVAYTDKQILWNREDGIKFKTPSGKIELVSSLLENAGFPSFPAYEPVQVPPEGHYRLMVGRCAQHTHVSTQNNPYLHELVPENRLWINTKEAQRLGINNGEWVEVSSKVGSGQIRAYVTDMIHPESVFMLHGFGHEARLAARSFNRGLADTMLQENVTDMIGGSPALDHTIVTVKRVQ; from the coding sequence ATGAAAAAGGAAGTCTTCAGTCTTTGTTTTATGTGTTCGGTTCGCTGCCCCATCCAGGTGATTGTGGAAAACGGTCAGGTGAAATGGATCGAAGGGAATCCTCATGTGCCGGGGATGGAAGGCAGCTTGTGTCCACGGGGTGCGGCGGGTATCGCCCTTTTAAATGACACCCAACGGGTTCAGTCGCCCCTCATTCGCACCGGTCCTCGAGGCAGCGGGAAGTGGAAAAAGGCCTCTTGGGACGAGGCCCTGAGCTATGTCGCCGAAAAGCTCAAAGAGATTGTTGCGAAACATGGCCCCCAAAGTGTTGTTTTAGGTGAACGGACGCAGCTTGCCACCCATGTTAGCAAGACCTTCCTAAGGGCCCTCGGTTCCCCCAATCATTTTACCCATGATGCCATCTGCAAGGGCTCTGTGAACACCGCATGCCGATCCCTTTTCGGCTACACGGACGCTCAGATGGGTGCAGACTACAAGAACACCAAGCACATCGTCTTTTACGGTCGAAACTTTTTTGAAGCCGTGGAGGTTCGAGCGGTCAACAACTTAATGGAGGCTGTGGAAAACGGGGCGAAGATCACCTACATCGACCCTCGAGTGACCGTGACGGCGACCAAGGCCCATGATTACTTCATGATTCGACCGGGCACAGACCTTGCCTTGAATTATGCCTTAATGCATGTCATCATCAACGAAAAGCTTTACGATACCCGCTATGTGCAACGGTGGGTGGACGGTTTTGCCGTGCTACAGGACTTTGTGCAGCCGTATACGCCGGAATGGGCGGAACAGGAAACGGGAATCGAAGCGCATCGCATCGTGACTTTGGCGAGGGAGATGGCCAAAAAGAAGCCTTCGGTCATCTTCCATTACGGCTATCGTGGCGCCAGTCATCCCAATGAAATCTATCTGCGCCGCTCCATTTTGATTCTCAATGTTCTGATGGGAAGCGTGGAAGCTAAGGGCGGACTGTTTTTCAAAAAGGGTCCAGGCGAAGTGGGCGGCAAGCCCGCTCGAAAATTAACGGAACAGGAAGGCCTGCCCAAGGTCGACGTGGTTCGATTTGACAAGGTGGGTACCCCCGATTTTCCTTTGCCGGACAAGGACCATGGGGTGGGGCAAAGGCTTCCTCTGGCCATCCTCAACGAGGACCCTTACCCTCTGAAGGCTCTCATCGCTTACCGTTTTGACCCTCTCATGTCCATTCCCGACCTCAACCAGAACAAAAGGGCTCTGGAAAAACTGGACTTGGTTGTCAGCATCGATATCAATTACAGTGACATCGCCTGGTATTCCGATGTCATTTTGCCTGAATCCATCTACCTGGAACGGCTTGATTGCATTCAGCAGGCCAACGGCCTCAAACCCCAAATGTTCCTGCGCCAGCAGGCGGTGAGCCCTCGTTACGATACGCGTCCTGGAGCGATCATCCTGAAGCAGTTGGCGGAACGTCTCGGTTTTGGTCAATATTTTCCTTACGAAACCATGGAAGACCTGGTCCGCTGGCAGTTGGAAGGTACGGGATTTTATCTGGAAGATTTTAACAAGAAAGGGTTTGTGGCCTATACGGACAAGCAGATCTTATGGAATCGGGAAGACGGAATCAAATTCAAGACCCCATCCGGCAAAATCGAGCTGGTGTCTTCCTTATTGGAAAATGCCGGTTTTCCGTCTTTTCCCGCTTATGAGCCGGTTCAGGTGCCTCCAGAAGGCCATTATCGCCTCATGGTCGGACGATGTGCGCAGCACACTCACGTTTCCACGCAGAACAACCCGTATCTTCACGAACTGGTCCCCGAAAACCGCTTGTGGATAAACACCAAGGAAGCGCAACGCTTGGGGATCAACAACGGCGAATGGGTGGAGGTTTCTTCCAAGGTGGGATCCGGGCAGATTCGAGCTTATGTGACCGACATGATTCATCCGGAATCGGTCTTTATGCTGCATGGGTTTGGACACGAAGCGCGGTTGGCGGCACGAAGCTTCAATCGGGGTCTTGCCGACACCATGTTGCAGGAGAACGTGACGGATATGATCGGCGGCAGCCCTGCACTGGACCACACCATCGTGACGGTGAAGCGCGTTCAATAA
- a CDS encoding 4Fe-4S dicluster domain-containing protein has product MSQYYLFQDIKKCIGCHTCEVQCKANKGLPAGPKVCQVVEVGPKFVGALPRASYIFMPCFHCENPWCVAACPTGAMQKRAKDGIVFVDEELCVGCKTCMSACPWGAPQWHAETGKVVKCDYCKDRVDQGLKPACVTVCTTHCLHFGKPEEIREIRRERHAKALSPLD; this is encoded by the coding sequence ATGAGCCAGTATTATCTCTTTCAGGACATAAAAAAGTGTATCGGATGTCATACCTGCGAAGTCCAGTGCAAGGCCAACAAGGGATTGCCCGCGGGCCCGAAAGTGTGCCAAGTGGTGGAAGTCGGCCCTAAGTTCGTGGGAGCCTTGCCGAGGGCTTCCTACATTTTCATGCCCTGTTTTCATTGTGAAAACCCTTGGTGTGTGGCGGCTTGTCCCACGGGAGCCATGCAAAAGCGGGCCAAGGACGGCATTGTCTTTGTCGATGAAGAGCTTTGTGTAGGGTGCAAGACTTGCATGTCCGCGTGTCCGTGGGGAGCCCCTCAGTGGCATGCGGAAACAGGCAAGGTGGTCAAGTGCGACTATTGCAAGGATCGCGTGGATCAAGGCCTAAAGCCTGCCTGCGTGACGGTGTGCACAACACATTGCCTGCATTTTGGAAAACCCGAAGAGATTCGTGAAATTCGAA
- a CDS encoding response regulator translates to MALIMVLDDEKDACRLMQRVLVRLGHEVHTFCDASTARRWLEDHDPDLALLDIKLKDDDGLSVLRFLRAHKPRVRVMIITGFPSAETAQEARRLATEDYLVKPVELDELEYRVRKVLENRFATP, encoded by the coding sequence ATGGCCCTCATCATGGTATTGGATGATGAGAAGGATGCGTGCCGCTTAATGCAGAGGGTTTTGGTTCGGCTGGGGCATGAAGTGCACACGTTTTGTGATGCGAGCACAGCGCGCCGATGGCTGGAGGACCATGATCCGGACCTGGCCTTACTGGACATCAAGCTCAAGGATGACGATGGGCTTTCGGTGTTACGGTTTCTGCGGGCTCATAAACCCCGTGTTCGTGTGATGATCATTACAGGTTTTCCTTCTGCGGAAACGGCTCAGGAGGCGAGGCGGTTGGCGACCGAAGATTATTTGGTGAAGCCGGTGGAGCTTGACGAGCTGGAATATCGCGTCAGAAAGGTTTTAGAGAATCGATTCGCGACTCCGTGA